In Aestuariibaculum lutulentum, one DNA window encodes the following:
- a CDS encoding tetratricopeptide repeat protein, with product MTQTRQLVAIMFTDIEGYTALMQKDEKQAVHIRQKHREIFNRSTTECGGELIQYYGDGTLSVFKSSISAINCAIKMQQHFQEEPIIPVRIGVHLGDIIRTETDVIGDAVNIASRIESLAVPGSILISDKVNDDLRNQSEFETKYLDVFEFKNVNQTMPVFAVANEGVVVPSLSEINGKTEERIGKSFKSFKRKAAVLLVILLAFITTLLLTRPENLDNNQLNDLTIAVLPFNSVNLDENSEAFTDGVTEDIITHLSKIQHLQVISRASAMHYKGTAKSIKQIAKELDVNYILEGSVRVNDNQVRINANLVDATSNKNLWANNYDNTMVQIFKLQTDVSKDIANALKIRLSETEESRLNNLPTNNPEAYSVFKEGQAFLHRGGGKVEELKKAEQLFKRATELDPNFCRAYVGLAETYLEYIFWGRESPKKMLELASIPALKALAINSSDGGTFGALGAISYYKYQRETAILYLKKATEINPSYVSAYDKLAWIYAFEGNLKLMEENFNKVIKLDPLSSKYLGDMGQHYYYLGEFQKAIDKMDESLKLFPNNNMLIWMKATNLSGLGKYQEAIDLYTSRSVASNTNWMLGYCYGKIGEYEKAREILEYQLNKNKMVYVPPFMIATIYMGLGDVENTLTWLEKDYEVGGQGLFFWGLKQDVRFKPLREEPRFQALLNKVN from the coding sequence ATGACACAAACACGACAGCTTGTAGCAATTATGTTTACCGATATTGAAGGGTATACAGCCTTGATGCAAAAGGATGAAAAACAAGCTGTGCATATTCGACAAAAACATCGAGAAATATTTAATAGGTCTACAACAGAATGTGGTGGAGAACTTATTCAATATTATGGAGACGGAACTTTAAGTGTTTTTAAAAGTTCAATTTCGGCTATAAATTGTGCCATTAAAATGCAGCAGCATTTTCAGGAAGAACCAATTATACCAGTTCGTATTGGAGTGCATTTAGGTGATATTATTCGTACGGAAACCGATGTTATAGGTGATGCTGTGAATATTGCGTCTAGAATAGAATCATTGGCGGTTCCAGGAAGTATTTTAATTTCAGATAAAGTTAATGATGATTTAAGAAACCAAAGTGAATTTGAAACTAAATATCTTGATGTTTTCGAATTTAAAAATGTGAATCAAACCATGCCTGTTTTTGCAGTAGCCAATGAAGGTGTTGTTGTTCCGAGTTTATCTGAGATTAATGGTAAAACAGAAGAACGAATAGGGAAATCATTCAAAAGCTTTAAACGAAAAGCAGCTGTTTTGTTAGTCATATTGTTAGCTTTTATCACAACATTATTGCTTACGAGACCTGAAAATTTAGATAATAACCAATTAAATGATTTAACCATTGCCGTTTTACCATTTAACAGTGTGAATTTAGATGAAAATTCTGAGGCGTTTACCGATGGTGTTACTGAAGATATTATAACACATCTTTCTAAAATTCAACATCTTCAAGTGATTTCTAGAGCATCGGCTATGCATTATAAAGGCACTGCTAAATCCATTAAACAAATAGCGAAGGAGTTAGATGTTAATTATATTCTTGAAGGTAGTGTTCGTGTTAATGATAATCAGGTGCGTATTAATGCTAATTTGGTAGATGCTACAAGTAATAAAAATTTATGGGCTAACAATTACGACAATACCATGGTTCAGATTTTTAAATTACAAACCGATGTATCAAAAGATATTGCTAATGCTCTTAAAATTCGATTGAGTGAAACCGAAGAATCCCGTTTAAATAATTTACCAACAAATAACCCTGAGGCTTATAGTGTGTTTAAAGAAGGACAAGCTTTTTTGCATCGTGGAGGAGGTAAGGTTGAAGAACTTAAAAAAGCCGAACAATTATTTAAACGAGCCACAGAACTGGATCCTAATTTTTGCAGAGCTTATGTTGGATTAGCAGAAACGTATCTTGAATATATTTTCTGGGGAAGGGAATCCCCTAAAAAAATGTTAGAGCTTGCCTCTATACCCGCTTTAAAAGCTTTAGCTATTAATTCAAGTGATGGAGGAACATTCGGTGCTTTAGGAGCAATTAGTTATTATAAATATCAAAGAGAAACAGCCATATTGTACTTAAAGAAGGCAACAGAGATTAACCCTAGTTATGTTAGTGCATACGATAAGTTAGCGTGGATTTATGCTTTTGAAGGAAACCTTAAGTTGATGGAAGAAAATTTTAATAAAGTAATTAAATTAGATCCGTTGTCTTCTAAGTATTTAGGCGACATGGGACAACATTATTATTATCTAGGGGAATTTCAAAAAGCGATTGATAAAATGGATGAGTCGTTAAAATTGTTTCCAAACAATAATATGCTTATCTGGATGAAGGCTACTAATTTATCAGGTTTAGGTAAGTATCAGGAAGCCATAGACCTTTATACATCAAGAAGTGTAGCATCTAATACTAACTGGATGCTTGGATATTGTTATGGGAAAATTGGCGAGTATGAAAAAGCCAGAGAAATATTAGAATATCAACTGAACAAAAATAAGATGGTTTATGTGCCTCCATTTATGATTGCAACCATTTATATGGGATTAGGCGATGTCGAAAATACTCTTACCTGGTTAGAAAAGGATTATGAAGTAGGAGGTCAGGGGCTTTTCTTTTGGGGATTAAAGCAAGATGTAAGATTTAAACCTTTAAGAGAAGAACCTAGGTTTCAGGCTTTACTGAATAAGGTTAATTAA